From the Alteromonas sp. CI.11.F.A3 genome, the window ATCTCAATAGCCTAAAAGCAAACACCATCAAAATTGATAAAACGTTCATCACTGATATTGAAACCAATAAAGGTCATCGTGCTATCGTTTCTTCTACCGTCACGTTAGCAGAATCGTTCGAATGCGATGTTGTGGTGGAAGGTGTAGAAACAAAGCGCCAAGCAGACTTATTATTATCATTGGGTTGTTTTATTGCACAAGGTTACTTCTACGCCAAGCCAATGCCAGAATACGATATGAAATGCCTTTTGAAAAACGGGATGAAGTTAGATACTTCTGTTTATGCGGCTAGTATCTTTGAGAAATATTAACGACTTGCAAGCCGCTTAACGCATTACTCGTTTCGTGCGAAAACGGCCAAAGGGTGAGATGTGATAAGTTGCATATTAGCTCTGGTTCCAGGCTTAATTGCGTTTTCGTGACTGACACGAACCTTTAATTGGCTACCGCTGTCTAGGGTTACCGCATAAAGACGGCTTTCCCCTTCGTAACGCACCCAATCTACGGTGCCATTCGGTGATTCATGCTGCGCACTTAAACTTAAATCGTCTGGGCGCACCAATAAATCTACTTTGCCAGTAGCACCGTCTACCGAAGTACCTGGCACTGTGCCAATGTCAGTGGTGACAGTGTCGTTAGTAAAGGTACCAGGAATGAAGCTCGCCTCACCCATAAAACGTGCTACAAAGCGACTAGCAGGCTCTGAGTAACAGGCCTCTGGAGTAGCAAGCTGCTCTAGTACACCTTTATTTAGAATGCCGACTCTGTCGCCTACGCTAAGCGCCTCTTCTTGGTCGTGAGTTACCCAAATAGCAGGCACGCCAGCAGTTTTAAGCGCATCGCGTATTTCCCAGCGAAGGCTGTCTTTTAAGGCGGCATCTAGGTTTGAAAGCGGTTCATCTAGCAGAACAAAAGCGGGTTCATGTGCCAAGGTACGGGCCAATGCGACCCGTTGCTTTTGACCGCCCGATAAACGTGCGGGTTTAGCATCACGAAAATTTTCAAGGCCAAGAAGCTTCAACCAATGATCGGCAAGTTTAGTATCTTTCAACCGAAAGCAGACATTTTGCTGAACGGTTAAATGCGGAAACAGGGCGAAGTCTTGAAACACCATACCCACATTACGTTTTTCAGGGGGAACGGTTTTCTTAGGTGTGGCGGTCCAATTACCTAGGGTCATTTGCCCTTCAGAAATAGGAATAAGGCCTGCTAAGGCCTGTAAGATAGTGGTTTTACCGCAGCCTGTTGGACCTACCAGCATAAGAATTTCGTCTGAACCTAATGCTAGGTTTAGCTTATCCACTACACGGGTAGCACCATAATCAACTGACAACTCACTCACTTTAAGCATTAACTACGATCATCCTCGGAAACGGTAAACTGGGCGCGGCGTTCGCCAGAAAGCATTAATATTAAGCCAAAGCCCGATAACAATACCAGCAATAAACCCGGTACAGCAGCGCGACCAAAATAGCCCGCTTCGTATACTCGCCACATGTAGGTCGCTAGAGTTTCAAAGCCCGTGGGCCCTAGCATTAAGGTGGCCGGCAGTTCTCGCATGGCTTCTAAAAACACCAACGCGGCACCGGCTACCATGCCTCTTAAGGTAAGTGGCAAGGTAATGCGCATGAAGGCTTCACGTGGGCTTGCACCTAATACTCGTGCGGCTTTCACTAATCCAGTATCTAAATTTTCTGCGGTACTACGTACACTGCCCACGGCAAGAGGTATAAAACGCAGTACATACGCCATCACTAACAACCCTAAGGTTTGGTACAAATACGGTAATTGAAGCCCAACGTAAACCAAAGCGGTACCCATTACGATACCCGGTACGCCAAAACCAAAATAGGTAATGCGCTCCATTAAACGCCCCGCTTTGCCTGCAATTGCCGCGTGGGCAACAGGTATGGCTAACATCACCGCCACGATAGCCGCAAGGAATGATGCGTAGGCTGAATTCCACGCGTAGCTAAATTCAAACCCACCAGTACCTTCGCGAATTAGCCACAAAGTAAATACCGCAAGAGGCAATACAATAGCCAGCAATAATATAGGCATTGCTGCTAATAACATAAGGTTACACTGCCAACGGGCAGGCCATAGGCTTAAATGTCGCCCAGGGCGTTCTTTAGCGCCGCTAATACGGCTTTCTATAAATAAGATTAATCCAACAATTACCATTAGCTGCAAGCTGAGCATGGCAGCTTGGCTTAAACCAAAGGCATTGTATTCAACAAAAATAACGCGGGTGAACGTGTCTAATCCCATAATGGCAGGGGTACCAAAATCAGACAGCGCATAAAGTGCAGCTAATAAAGCGCCGGCAGCAATACTGGTCGCTACGCGGGGCAATACCACGCGCCACAAACTGGTATATAAAGATACGCCAAGCGTGCGAGCAGCGTTAATTAGGCTAGCATCAAGGCTTAGCAACGATGCCCGTGTGGTCATCATTACAAAAGGATAGGTGTATAAGGACATGACGAGTGCCGACCCCCACAGCCCCTCAATACTGGGTGTGGAAATTCCCAATACATTTTCTATTTCGCCGCCCCGACCAAATGAAAAGTACATGGCAAAGGCGCCAATATAACTGGGCAGGGCTAAAGGTGCAGCTAATAAAATTAACCAAAACCGCTTGAAGGGCATTTGAACATAGGCAGTAAACAGCGCTAACGGCACGCCTATTAGCACCGAGCCAATAATGGTTAACACCATAAGGGATACGGTGTTCCCGAGTACGCGCAAGTTGTGGGTGTCGAAAATTTCTGCGCTATCTGATGCTAACGAAAATAAAACGCCTACCGGCAACAGTGCCATTAACGCGATAATTAAAGCCAGCGGATACGACTTTGGCCAGTTGCTCACAGCACCCCGACTTTTCGCATGAGATTAAGCGTAGGGCGTAAATCTGCTAGTTTTCTCAGGTCCATATCAGGTGGTGATATCTCAGATAATGCAGGTAAACCTTGCGGCGGTGTTACGCCTTGCACAAGCGGAATTTCATACGCTTCACTGGCTAAGTAACCTTGCACTTCACGGCTAAGTAAATAGCGAATGAAGTTCACCGGTAAATCGCCTTCGCTTAGTGCCACAATGCCAGAGGCATTCACTAAACAGCCTGCGTCATTTTGCGTATAGGCAAGAGCAACATTCGCGTTTGGCTTACCGGCTTTTAAGCGCAGTGTGTAGTAATGGTTTGCAAAGCCCATATCCACTTCGCCGCGTTCAACGCCCATGACTACACCCAGTTCGCCTGCGTACTTTTTCGCTTTGCTATTAACGCCTTTAAGCCAATCGGCGGTGGCTTTTTCGCCTTCTAAAATGCGCATAGCAGTAACGAATGACTGGAATGATGCATAGGCCGGAGCCCAACCCAACGCTAAGTCGCTATCGGCTAAGGCCATTACGCTATCTGGAATTTGATCAGGTGTTACACGTTCTGTGTTATACGGCAATGTACGAATACGGCCAGTAACGGGTGTCCAGCTAGGATACTGGAAACCGTCTTTCAATTGAGTGGTTAAGTCGGTAGGTAACGGCTTAGCTAAACCTGAATCGGTTACCATGCCGATACTACCGGTATCTACTGCCCAAAATAAATCCGCGCGTTTCACCCCAGCTTTTGCTTCCGCAGCTAGGGTGTTAGCTAACGCGGCTGAAGCGCCGCGCCTAATTTTTAAATTAAGCTTTGGATTTCGTTTTT encodes:
- a CDS encoding ABC transporter ATP-binding protein encodes the protein MLKVSELSVDYGATRVVDKLNLALGSDEILMLVGPTGCGKTTILQALAGLIPISEGQMTLGNWTATPKKTVPPEKRNVGMVFQDFALFPHLTVQQNVCFRLKDTKLADHWLKLLGLENFRDAKPARLSGGQKQRVALARTLAHEPAFVLLDEPLSNLDAALKDSLRWEIRDALKTAGVPAIWVTHDQEEALSVGDRVGILNKGVLEQLATPEACYSEPASRFVARFMGEASFIPGTFTNDTVTTDIGTVPGTSVDGATGKVDLLVRPDDLSLSAQHESPNGTVDWVRYEGESRLYAVTLDSGSQLKVRVSHENAIKPGTRANMQLITSHPLAVFARNE
- a CDS encoding iron ABC transporter permease: MSNWPKSYPLALIIALMALLPVGVLFSLASDSAEIFDTHNLRVLGNTVSLMVLTIIGSVLIGVPLALFTAYVQMPFKRFWLILLAAPLALPSYIGAFAMYFSFGRGGEIENVLGISTPSIEGLWGSALVMSLYTYPFVMMTTRASLLSLDASLINAARTLGVSLYTSLWRVVLPRVATSIAAGALLAALYALSDFGTPAIMGLDTFTRVIFVEYNAFGLSQAAMLSLQLMVIVGLILFIESRISGAKERPGRHLSLWPARWQCNLMLLAAMPILLLAIVLPLAVFTLWLIREGTGGFEFSYAWNSAYASFLAAIVAVMLAIPVAHAAIAGKAGRLMERITYFGFGVPGIVMGTALVYVGLQLPYLYQTLGLLVMAYVLRFIPLAVGSVRSTAENLDTGLVKAARVLGASPREAFMRITLPLTLRGMVAGAALVFLEAMRELPATLMLGPTGFETLATYMWRVYEAGYFGRAAVPGLLLVLLSGFGLILMLSGERRAQFTVSEDDRS
- a CDS encoding extracellular solute-binding protein, which gives rise to MQRRTFLQGLAAAGALGSLPISSLSFANTIASVSVESLPKLEGDLTLYLGRGEGGLYENVLDAIKKRNPKLNLKIRRGASAALANTLAAEAKAGVKRADLFWAVDTGSIGMVTDSGLAKPLPTDLTTQLKDGFQYPSWTPVTGRIRTLPYNTERVTPDQIPDSVMALADSDLALGWAPAYASFQSFVTAMRILEGEKATADWLKGVNSKAKKYAGELGVVMGVERGEVDMGFANHYYTLRLKAGKPNANVALAYTQNDAGCLVNASGIVALSEGDLPVNFIRYLLSREVQGYLASEAYEIPLVQGVTPPQGLPALSEISPPDMDLRKLADLRPTLNLMRKVGVL